In the genome of Andrena cerasifolii isolate SP2316 chromosome 5, iyAndCera1_principal, whole genome shotgun sequence, one region contains:
- the Prp3 gene encoding pre-mRNA processing factor 3 has product MAYLTRKEIDEMKPQIEKAVHKFLGFGEPAIVTTAVNCITSGYDKRKTADKLSALLEDKKASKLTEKIFAIYDDAKAAQKSKKRNHVDDKDKDKDAKKPRFRDDEVKNEKTTEAQLSADKIRQMMANAQREIEERKRALKAIKQEEVPSVKPLLKVRDQLPSVGSMYNQGLLSKTDSDKARKIAALQAQIRSKLSSGLLGNVSVPDKPTPLILDESGRTVDITGKEVQLTQVVPTLKANIRAKKREEFKAQLQESKGPEEIQDTHFFDTRIGVKPAVRGKRTLKFHEPGKFQQLAERIRMKAQLEKLQNEISQIARKTGISSATKLALIAPKTEALSEDVPNVEWWDSVIFTGGYPNEDEQTAIKNSTITNLVEHPTQMRPPTDPLKPIYMPVFLTKKERKKLRRQNRREAWKEEQEKIRLGLEPPPEPKLRISNLMRVLGTEAVQDPTKIEAHVRQQMAKRLKAHEDANAARRLTADQRREKKARKLKEDTTLGVHVAVYRIRDLLNNASKKFKVETNAKQLYLTGCVMLFRDCNVVVVEGGAKQLSKYKRLMMHRIKWEEDIIKDNDGNDVPNKCVPVWEGTSKQRHFGEIKFKVCPIEKMAREHFKKHQVEHYWDLAYSGAVLDNTDDVRS; this is encoded by the exons atggCGTATTTAACGAGAAAAGAAATAGATGAGATGAAACCGCAAATCGAAAAAGCGGTTCATAAATTTCTCGGTTTTGGGGAACCTGCTATCGTTACCACGGCTGTCAATTGTATCACTTCTGGCTACGATAAACGCAAAACCGCAG ACAAGCTATCCGCTTTATTGGAAGATAAAAAAGCTTCAAAATTAACTGAGAAGATATTCGCGATATACGACGATGCCAAAGCTgcacagaaaagtaaaaaacgaAACCATGTGGATGATAAAGATAAGGATAAAGATGCGAAGAAGCCTAGGTTTAGAGATGACGAAGTGAAAAATGAGAAGACGACGGAAGCGCAACTGTCCGCGGATAAG ATACGGCAAATGATGGCTAACGCCCAAAGAGAAATCGAAGAGAGGAAGAGGGCATTAAAAGCCATAAAGCAGGAAGAGGTGCCATCGGTGAAGCCATTACTCAAAGTACGAGACCAGTTGCCGTCAGTAGGAAGCATGTACAACCAGggtttattaagtaaaaccgATTCTGACAAAGCACGAAAGATCGCTGCTCTACAAGCTCAAATTAGAAGTAAGCTGAGCTCGGGGCTACTTGGCAATGTCAGCGTTCCCGACAAACCAACTCCGTTAATCTTGGATGAGTCGGGAAGAACAGTAGATATAACGGGCAAGGAAGTACAGCTCACCCAAGTGGTGCCGACATTGAAAGCTAATATCCGAGCAAAGAAACGGGAAGAGTTCAAAGCGCAATTGCAGGAATCCAAAGGCCCCGAAGAAATTCAGGATACACACTTTTTCGATACCAGAATAGGTGTGAAGCCAGCAGTGCGTGGTAAACGTACATTGAAGTTCCACGAACCAGGAAAGTTCCAGCAGTTGGCTGAAAGAATTCGTATGAAGGCTCAGCtagaaaaattgcaaaatgaaaTTAGTCAAATTGCTAGGAAAACTGGTATCAGTTCAGCAACTAAACTGGCGCTTATAGCACCTAAAACCGAAGCGCTCAGCGAAGATGTGCCTAACGTAGAATGGTGGGATTCTGTAATATTCACAGGTGGATATCCAAATGAAGATGAGCAAACAGCGATTAAGAATTCTACGATCACCAATTTAGTAGAGCATCCCACACAAATGCGACCACCGA ctGATCCATTAAAACCGATCTATATGCCAGTATTTCTAACGAAGAAGGAACGTAAGAAATTGCGCCGACAAAATAGACGAGAAGCGTGGAAAGAAGAACAAGAAAAAATTCGGTTAGGTCTTGAACCGCCGCCAGAACCAAAATTGCGGATTTCAAATCTGATGCGAGTATTAGGAACGGAGGCCGTACAGGACCCTACAAAAATAGAAGCACACGTTCGGCAACAAATGGCTAAAAGATTAAAGGCACACGAGGATGCCAATGCAGCTCGAAGACTCACTGCCGATCAACGGCGCGAAAAGAAGGCAAGGAAACTTAAGGAGGATACTACGCTCGGTGTACATGTAGCTGTTTACAG aatACGCGAtcttctaaataacgcttcgaagaAGTTTAAAGTGGAAACGAATGCGAAACAGCTTTATCTCACCGGCTGTGTAATGCTTTTCCGAGACTGCAACGTGGTTGTGGTGGAAGGGGGAGCAAAGCAATTAAGTAAATATAAACGGTTAATGATGCATCGTATCAAATGGGAAGAAGACATTATAAAAGATAACGATGGTAACGATGTACCGAATAAGTGTGTCCCGGTGTGGGAAGGTACTAGTAAACAGCGTCACTTTGGTGAAATCAAGTTTAAAGTTTGCCCGATCGAGAAAATGGCTCGGGAGCACTTTAAAAAGCACCAAGTCGAACACTATTGGGATTTAGCTTACAGCGGGGCTGTTCTTGACAACACAGACGACGTTCGTTCTTAG